From the Nitrobacter hamburgensis X14 genome, one window contains:
- the secB gene encoding protein-export chaperone SecB — MTNGNGTPPEGAPSPQLNVLAQYTKDLSFENPNAPSSLAPQQKPPSISVQINVNANNVAQDEFEVTLTVEGKAEHNDKLMFRFELAYAGLFRIVNVPQENLPPLVMIECPRLLFPFAREIIATAVRDGGFPPLMLDPVDFVGMFRQNMERQAAVQQKPS; from the coding sequence ATGACCAACGGCAACGGCACACCTCCCGAGGGAGCCCCTTCACCCCAGCTGAATGTGCTGGCGCAGTACACCAAGGACCTCTCTTTCGAGAATCCCAATGCACCGTCTTCGCTCGCCCCTCAGCAGAAGCCGCCGTCGATCAGTGTTCAGATCAACGTTAACGCCAACAATGTGGCGCAGGACGAATTCGAAGTGACGCTTACGGTCGAGGGCAAGGCCGAACATAACGACAAGCTGATGTTTCGCTTCGAACTGGCCTATGCGGGCCTGTTCCGGATCGTCAACGTCCCGCAGGAAAACCTGCCCCCGCTGGTCATGATCGAGTGCCCGCGGCTTCTGTTCCCGTTCGCTCGCGAGATTATTGCGACGGCGGTTCGCGACGGCGGATTTCCACCACTGATGCTGGATCCGGTCGACTTCGTAGGCATGTTTCGGCAAAATATGGAACGGCAGGCTGCGGTGCAACAAAAGCCGAGCTAG
- a CDS encoding Smr/MutS family protein yields the protein MKRLPPRISDLPAPSRRRRALTGEERELWESVAKQAKPLRKTARLWTSLEGALSGAPDPAREAAAKAVAVAPANLKPSRPVPPPLTLLSRRERARLSRGKQDIEARIDLHGMTQARAHRALHNFLLRASGDGLRFVLVITGKGRAAGLDPSRGILRQQVPEWLGLPEFRTLVVGFEQAHIGHGGEGALYVRVRRRR from the coding sequence ATGAAACGGTTGCCCCCTCGAATATCGGATCTGCCAGCGCCGTCGCGGCGTCGGCGTGCGTTGACCGGCGAAGAGCGCGAATTATGGGAAAGCGTCGCGAAACAAGCAAAGCCGCTGCGGAAAACGGCCCGGCTCTGGACGTCGCTGGAAGGGGCTTTGTCCGGCGCGCCCGACCCGGCCCGCGAAGCGGCAGCGAAAGCCGTTGCAGTCGCGCCAGCGAACCTCAAACCTTCAAGACCGGTACCGCCGCCATTGACGCTGCTCAGCCGGCGCGAGCGCGCGCGATTGTCACGTGGCAAACAGGATATCGAGGCGCGGATCGATCTGCACGGCATGACGCAGGCCCGCGCCCATCGGGCGCTGCACAACTTTCTGCTGCGCGCCAGCGGCGACGGCCTGCGGTTTGTCCTCGTCATCACCGGCAAGGGCCGGGCGGCTGGTCTCGACCCCAGCCGCGGCATCCTGCGCCAGCAGGTCCCGGAATGGCTCGGGCTTCCCGAGTTTCGCACGCTCGTGGTGGGATTCGAACAGGCCCATATCGGCCACGGCGGCGAAGGCGCGCTTTATGTGCGTGTGCGGCGGCGCCGTTAG
- a CDS encoding IS110 family transposase: protein MEKIITIGLDLAKSVFQVHGIADDGSIVVRRALRRSQVLDFFRAIDPCLVGIEACASSHYWANAIGQLGHTVRMMPPTYVKAYVKRSKTDAADAEAICEAVSRPTMRFVPIKTPAEQAACMVLRTRELFVRQRSQTANAMRAHMAELGIIAAAGMTSIAKLILVLRDAEDTRLPVAARAALLEMAEQIEMLTARIEKLDTKIIATVKADETAWRLTSIPGVGPIIAATVRATIQDPTVFKTGRDLAAWIGITPRANSSGGKERLGRISKQGNKQLRTLLIVGATSILKQARRGVKLPSWIISLMARRPYKVVAVALANKIARTIWALLVKGGTYQAPAIMTRA, encoded by the coding sequence ATGGAGAAGATTATCACGATCGGCTTAGACTTGGCCAAGTCGGTATTTCAGGTCCACGGCATTGCCGACGACGGGAGTATCGTCGTCCGCCGAGCCTTGCGGCGATCGCAGGTGCTGGACTTCTTCCGCGCTATCGACCCGTGCCTTGTCGGGATCGAGGCGTGTGCAAGCTCGCACTACTGGGCGAATGCCATTGGGCAACTCGGGCATACGGTCAGGATGATGCCGCCGACCTACGTGAAGGCCTACGTCAAGCGAAGCAAGACCGACGCTGCTGATGCCGAGGCGATTTGCGAAGCAGTATCGCGGCCCACCATGCGCTTCGTGCCCATCAAGACCCCCGCCGAACAGGCAGCCTGCATGGTGCTGAGGACCCGTGAACTATTCGTCCGTCAGCGGAGCCAGACGGCGAATGCAATGCGTGCTCATATGGCTGAGCTCGGCATCATCGCCGCCGCGGGCATGACCAGTATCGCGAAGCTCATCCTGGTCCTGCGGGACGCAGAGGACACGCGTCTCCCAGTCGCGGCTCGGGCAGCGCTCCTCGAGATGGCCGAGCAAATCGAGATGCTGACGGCACGTATCGAGAAACTCGATACGAAGATCATCGCGACAGTGAAGGCAGATGAGACCGCCTGGCGACTGACCAGCATCCCAGGCGTCGGACCGATCATCGCCGCGACAGTCCGAGCCACAATTCAGGATCCCACGGTATTCAAAACGGGCCGCGATCTTGCTGCCTGGATCGGAATTACTCCGCGAGCTAACTCCAGCGGCGGCAAGGAGCGGCTTGGCCGAATATCAAAACAGGGAAATAAACAGTTGCGCACGCTGCTGATCGTTGGCGCGACATCGATCCTGAAGCAAGCTCGCAGAGGCGTAAAGCTGCCCTCGTGGATCATCTCGCTGATGGCACGGCGACCATATAAGGTCGTAGCCGTCGCGCTGGCCAACAAGATCGCCCGCACGATTTGGGCGCTTCTCGTCAAAGGCGGCACGTACCAAGCACCCGCGATCATGACGAGGGCATAG
- the dnaQ gene encoding DNA polymerase III subunit epsilon — protein sequence MREIVLDIETTGLDPLRGDRVVEIGCVEIFNRMPTGQTFHRYINPERDMPQEAFAVHGLSSEFLAEKPLFTHIVDDFLEFIGDAPLVIHNASFDISFINAELDRLKMRTIGRDRLVDTLLLARRKHPGVSNRLDDLCSRYAIDNSRRTKHGALLDAELLAEVYIDLIGARQPQLILAETASRRTGGTLDMPRRQRTVPLAPRVTDADRIAHRDFVATLGEKAIWKEFAGTEALKQAVSD from the coding sequence ATGCGCGAAATCGTCCTCGATATTGAAACCACCGGACTGGACCCGCTGCGCGGCGATCGCGTGGTTGAGATCGGGTGCGTTGAAATCTTCAATCGCATGCCGACGGGGCAGACATTTCACCGCTACATCAATCCGGAACGCGATATGCCGCAGGAAGCGTTTGCGGTGCACGGCCTGTCGAGTGAGTTCCTTGCCGAGAAACCGCTATTTACGCATATCGTGGATGATTTTCTGGAATTTATTGGTGACGCGCCGCTGGTGATCCACAATGCATCTTTCGATATCAGCTTCATCAATGCGGAACTCGATCGCCTCAAAATGCGGACGATCGGACGCGACCGGTTGGTGGATACGCTCCTGCTGGCGCGGCGGAAGCACCCAGGCGTGTCGAACCGGCTTGACGATCTCTGCTCGCGCTATGCCATTGACAACTCCCGCCGCACCAAACACGGCGCGTTGCTCGACGCCGAACTGCTTGCGGAAGTCTATATCGATCTGATCGGTGCGCGGCAGCCGCAACTGATCCTGGCGGAAACCGCGTCCCGTCGAACCGGCGGGACGCTGGATATGCCAAGACGTCAGCGAACTGTGCCTCTTGCGCCGCGCGTGACCGATGCCGACCGCATCGCACATCGGGACTTTGTCGCCACGCTCGGCGAGAAGGCGATCTGGAAGGAATTCGCCGGGACCGAGGCTTTGAAGCAGGCCGTTTCAGATTAG
- the rho gene encoding transcription termination factor Rho, whose product MREMKLQDLKAKTPAELVSFAEELGVENASTMRKQELMFAILKQLAIQEIDIIGEGVVEVLSDGFGFLRSPDANYLPGPDDIYVSPSQIRRFGLRTGDTIEGHIRSPKEGERYFALLKVNTLNFEDPEKSKHKVNFDNLTPLFPDQRFRLELEDSTRKDLSARVIDIVAPIGKGQRALIVAPPRTGKTVLMQNIAHSITANHPECYLIVLLIDERPEEVTDMQRSVKGEVVSSTFDEPAVRHVQVAEMVIEKAKRLVEHGRDVVILLDSITRLGRAYNTVVPSSGKVLTGGVDANALQRPKRFFGAARNIEEGGSLTIIATALVDTGSRMDEVIFEEFKGTGNSELILDRKVSDKRTFPAIDISRSGTRKEELITDPQLLKKMYVLRRILNPMGTMDAIDFLLDKLRNTKNNAEFFESMNT is encoded by the coding sequence ATGCGGGAAATGAAACTTCAAGACCTCAAGGCCAAGACGCCAGCCGAACTCGTCTCGTTTGCGGAAGAGCTTGGGGTCGAAAATGCCAGCACCATGCGCAAGCAGGAGCTGATGTTTGCCATTCTCAAGCAGCTCGCCATCCAGGAAATCGATATCATCGGCGAAGGCGTCGTCGAGGTTCTCTCCGACGGCTTCGGATTCCTGCGCTCGCCGGACGCCAACTATCTGCCGGGTCCGGACGATATCTACGTTTCGCCATCGCAGATTCGCCGCTTCGGCCTACGAACCGGAGATACCATCGAAGGTCACATTCGCAGCCCCAAGGAAGGCGAGCGTTACTTCGCGCTGTTGAAGGTCAACACACTCAATTTCGAGGACCCCGAGAAGTCCAAGCACAAGGTCAATTTCGACAACCTGACGCCGCTGTTCCCCGATCAGCGGTTCCGGCTCGAGCTGGAGGACTCGACACGCAAGGATCTGTCGGCGCGCGTCATCGATATCGTTGCTCCAATCGGCAAGGGCCAGCGTGCGCTGATCGTGGCGCCGCCGCGCACCGGCAAGACCGTGCTGATGCAGAATATCGCGCACTCCATCACGGCCAATCATCCGGAGTGTTATCTGATCGTACTTCTGATCGACGAACGCCCGGAGGAAGTCACCGACATGCAGCGCTCGGTGAAGGGCGAGGTCGTGTCCTCGACTTTCGACGAGCCGGCCGTGCGCCATGTTCAGGTCGCCGAGATGGTGATCGAAAAGGCCAAGCGCCTGGTCGAGCACGGTCGCGACGTCGTTATCCTGCTGGATTCGATCACGCGTCTGGGCCGCGCTTACAACACCGTGGTGCCGTCCTCCGGCAAGGTGCTGACCGGCGGCGTCGATGCCAACGCCTTGCAGCGGCCGAAGCGTTTCTTCGGTGCCGCGCGCAATATCGAGGAAGGCGGGTCGCTGACCATCATCGCCACCGCGCTGGTCGATACCGGCAGCCGCATGGACGAAGTGATCTTCGAAGAGTTCAAGGGCACCGGCAATTCCGAGCTCATCCTCGACCGCAAGGTCTCCGACAAGCGCACCTTCCCGGCGATCGACATCTCGCGCTCGGGCACGCGCAAGGAAGAGCTCATCACCGATCCGCAACTGCTCAAGAAGATGTACGTGCTGCGCCGGATTCTCAATCCGATGGGCACGATGGATGCCATCGACTTCCTGCTCGACAAATTGCGCAACACCAAGAACAACGCGGAATTCTTCGAGTCGATGAACACCTGA
- a CDS encoding Tim44/TimA family putative adaptor protein: protein MDIYTIIFLALAVFIFLRLRSVLGQRTGSERPPYDRATREVLHGTQDKNVVPMAGPVIDQASSAPTADAASTPDRWKNLAEPGTPLALGLDAIAAHDSSFDPKHFISGARSAYEMIVLAFANGDRRTLKDLLSSDVYESFDAAIKDREKLEQKTETRFVSIDKVELIGAELRDSAEQLTVRFISQMISMTRDKTGAIVDGNPEKISDITDVWTFARDIPSRDPNWKLVGTGSTD, encoded by the coding sequence GTGGATATTTACACCATCATTTTCCTGGCGCTGGCGGTTTTTATCTTCCTGCGTCTGCGCAGCGTCCTAGGACAGCGCACAGGAAGTGAGCGTCCGCCTTACGACCGTGCTACGCGGGAAGTCCTGCATGGTACGCAGGACAAGAACGTTGTCCCGATGGCAGGTCCCGTGATCGATCAGGCGTCGTCGGCGCCCACGGCCGATGCGGCGTCCACCCCCGATCGCTGGAAAAATCTGGCCGAGCCCGGCACGCCCCTCGCCCTCGGACTCGATGCCATTGCGGCTCATGATTCGTCCTTCGATCCGAAGCATTTCATCAGCGGCGCACGTAGTGCCTATGAGATGATCGTACTGGCATTCGCCAACGGGGATCGCCGGACTTTGAAGGATCTTCTGTCGTCGGACGTCTATGAAAGCTTTGATGCCGCCATCAAGGATCGGGAGAAACTCGAACAGAAAACGGAAACGCGATTTGTCTCAATCGACAAGGTCGAGTTGATCGGTGCGGAATTGAGGGATAGTGCGGAGCAATTGACCGTTCGTTTCATTTCGCAGATGATTTCGATGACCCGCGACAAGACCGGAGCAATCGTCGACGGAAATCCTGAGAAGATTTCCGATATCACCGATGTTTGGACGTTTGCCCGCGATATCCCTTCGCGCGATCCGAACTGGAAACTGGTTGGCACCGGCAGCACCGACTGA
- the mltA gene encoding murein transglycosylase A, which produces MFGRLPAISLRAIRTGNWLAPAAPTDLYRLKRCAVGFCVAAALVPVAVEAHDTRHRPAWPLEIAGGQYIPVSWAEIAGWNDDNHLDAFKAFRASCRAVTARRISAVGQKALGTSLREPCRVAKMAAISDDAKARAFFETRFRAVRISRLGETDGFVTGYYEPIIDGSRTRTDTYTVPVYRRPSNLFVRGFTQGAPSLPNSGPVYRKIGRRKLVPYYDRAEIEDGAIAGRGLEICWLKSQTDLLFTQIQGSARVRLEDGSTIRINYDSYNGYPYTAVGRILIERNIVPKDQMSMQRIRQWMNENPDGAIELRRQNRSYVFFREVKLSDNDEAVGAQGVPLAPGRSIAVDKSLHVYGTPFFIEGELPIESEQAKTPFHRLMIAQDTGSAILGPARADLYFGAGPEAGRVSGRLRHNMQFVMLVPNSLDPVARGRTMPLPETRPSARIAKLFPQKKNQKPDDPKVAPQQSAPSAVVPAGQPARAALVSAAKAAPPEAVPLPAVRPEVMPGPHQARRHYHRRHHRHERRRNPR; this is translated from the coding sequence ATGTTTGGACGTTTGCCCGCGATATCCCTTCGCGCGATCCGAACTGGAAACTGGTTGGCACCGGCAGCACCGACTGACCTTTATCGGTTGAAAAGGTGCGCCGTCGGATTTTGCGTGGCCGCCGCGCTTGTGCCTGTCGCGGTCGAAGCTCATGACACCCGTCATCGTCCGGCCTGGCCGCTCGAGATCGCGGGCGGCCAATATATACCGGTCTCATGGGCCGAGATCGCCGGCTGGAACGACGACAATCATCTTGATGCATTCAAGGCTTTTCGCGCGAGCTGCCGTGCGGTCACCGCACGACGGATCTCGGCCGTCGGCCAGAAGGCGCTCGGCACATCATTGCGAGAGCCGTGCCGCGTCGCGAAGATGGCGGCTATATCGGACGATGCCAAAGCCCGCGCCTTCTTCGAAACCCGTTTCCGGGCGGTGCGAATTTCACGTCTCGGCGAAACCGACGGCTTTGTCACCGGCTATTACGAGCCGATCATCGACGGATCGCGCACCAGGACGGATACCTACACCGTGCCGGTTTATCGGCGTCCCTCGAATCTTTTCGTCCGGGGGTTCACGCAGGGCGCACCGAGCCTGCCGAACAGCGGGCCGGTGTATCGCAAGATCGGCCGCCGAAAGCTGGTGCCCTACTATGATCGCGCTGAAATCGAGGATGGCGCGATCGCGGGCCGCGGCCTCGAAATCTGCTGGCTCAAGAGCCAGACCGATCTGCTCTTCACGCAAATCCAAGGCTCCGCGCGAGTTCGGCTCGAGGATGGCTCGACCATACGCATCAACTACGATTCCTATAACGGATATCCCTATACCGCGGTCGGTCGTATCCTGATCGAGCGCAACATCGTCCCGAAAGATCAGATGTCGATGCAACGCATCAGGCAGTGGATGAATGAGAACCCGGATGGCGCTATCGAGCTGCGCCGCCAGAACCGGTCATATGTCTTCTTCCGCGAGGTGAAGCTTTCGGACAACGACGAGGCGGTCGGTGCACAGGGCGTGCCGCTGGCGCCGGGCCGGTCGATCGCGGTCGATAAATCGCTACATGTCTACGGCACGCCATTCTTCATCGAAGGCGAATTGCCGATCGAATCCGAGCAGGCGAAAACGCCGTTCCATCGACTGATGATCGCGCAGGATACCGGCTCGGCGATTCTTGGTCCGGCCCGCGCGGACCTTTACTTCGGCGCAGGTCCGGAAGCGGGGCGCGTGTCGGGCCGCCTGCGGCACAATATGCAGTTCGTGATGCTGGTTCCGAACAGCCTCGATCCCGTCGCCCGCGGCAGAACCATGCCGCTTCCGGAAACCCGGCCGTCGGCAAGGATCGCAAAACTGTTTCCGCAGAAGAAGAACCAGAAGCCGGACGATCCCAAGGTCGCCCCACAGCAGTCTGCACCGTCCGCGGTCGTCCCGGCGGGCCAGCCGGCCAGGGCTGCTCTCGTGTCCGCGGCGAAAGCTGCGCCGCCAGAAGCCGTTCCGCTCCCGGCAGTTCGGCCCGAAGTGATGCCCGGTCCCCATCAAGCGCGACGTCACTATCATCGCCGCCACCATCGTCATGAGCGACGTCGTAACCCACGATGA
- the coaE gene encoding dephospho-CoA kinase (Dephospho-CoA kinase (CoaE) performs the final step in coenzyme A biosynthesis.), which produces MLVLGLTGSIGMGKSTTAELFSEAGVPVYDADATVHKIYEGEAAPAIEAAFPGTTVNGKVDREKLSAKVVHDAAAMKRLEQIVHPMLHAYRQAFLDQAEQSGAAVAVVDVPLLFETGGEKRVDAVVVVSTTPEVQRERILARGNMTDEKLDAILARQLPDAEKRKRADFVVDTSHGLDHVRARIREILAEAAKMPRRRL; this is translated from the coding sequence ATGCTGGTGCTTGGGCTGACCGGATCGATCGGAATGGGAAAATCGACCACCGCTGAGCTTTTTTCGGAAGCCGGGGTTCCGGTTTACGATGCAGACGCGACCGTTCACAAAATTTATGAAGGAGAAGCGGCTCCGGCCATCGAGGCCGCGTTTCCCGGAACCACTGTCAACGGCAAAGTCGACCGCGAAAAGTTGTCGGCAAAGGTCGTGCACGACGCCGCGGCGATGAAGCGACTCGAGCAGATCGTGCATCCGATGTTACACGCCTACCGTCAGGCGTTTCTCGACCAGGCGGAGCAGTCCGGCGCGGCGGTGGCGGTGGTGGACGTGCCGCTGCTGTTTGAAACCGGCGGCGAAAAGCGTGTCGATGCGGTCGTCGTCGTTTCCACGACGCCGGAAGTGCAACGCGAGCGCATTCTGGCTCGGGGCAACATGACGGACGAAAAGCTGGACGCAATCCTGGCCCGGCAGTTGCCGGACGCTGAAAAGCGCAAGCGGGCGGATTTCGTAGTGGATACCTCGCACGGTCTTGATCACGTGCGCGCGCGAATCAGGGAAATCCTGGCCGAGGCTGCTAAAATGCCGCGGCGACGGCTCTGA
- the hemJ gene encoding protoporphyrinogen oxidase HemJ, translating into MYEWIKAFHVIAVISWMAGMLYLPRLFVYHCDAEVGSKQSETFKVMERRLFKAIINPAMMVAWGLGLYMMWAHHWYSVGWFQGKLALVILMSAIHGYFARRVRDFAADRNVMSQRFYRIINEVVTVLMVGIVILVIVKP; encoded by the coding sequence ATGTACGAATGGATCAAAGCGTTTCATGTGATTGCCGTCATTTCCTGGATGGCGGGGATGCTCTACCTGCCAAGGCTGTTCGTTTATCACTGCGATGCAGAGGTTGGCTCGAAGCAATCCGAGACGTTCAAGGTTATGGAACGGCGGCTCTTCAAGGCGATCATCAATCCCGCGATGATGGTGGCCTGGGGGCTCGGGCTTTATATGATGTGGGCGCACCATTGGTATTCGGTGGGCTGGTTTCAAGGAAAGCTGGCGCTCGTGATCCTGATGTCCGCCATTCACGGATATTTCGCCCGCCGCGTACGGGATTTCGCCGCCGACCGGAATGTGATGAGTCAAAGATTCTATCGTATTATCAATGAGGTAGTGACAGTACTGATGGTCGGTATCGTTATTCTGGTTATCGTCAAGCCTTAA
- a CDS encoding Maf family protein, translated as MAVWREPKPLILASQSRVRQALLANAGLSFEAIPAAIDERAIQRSCGLTSGAEIAVRLACEKARYVSLRSPGRYVIGADQTLECDGRLFNKPDGRVGAAEHLRALSGRTHALHAAVAIVRDGRQLFEYVSVARMTMRELSEDTIEAYLNAAGDEVTASVGAYQLENLGVHLFSRVEGDHFSILGLPLLPLLAFLRSQGLLSL; from the coding sequence ATGGCGGTCTGGCGCGAACCAAAACCCCTGATCCTGGCATCGCAAAGCCGGGTGCGTCAGGCCTTGCTCGCCAATGCCGGCCTGTCATTCGAGGCAATTCCGGCCGCGATCGACGAGCGAGCGATTCAGCGGAGCTGTGGCCTGACCTCCGGCGCTGAGATCGCCGTTCGCCTGGCTTGCGAAAAAGCTCGTTACGTTTCGTTGCGCTCGCCCGGCCGCTACGTCATCGGGGCGGATCAGACGCTCGAATGCGATGGCCGTCTGTTCAACAAACCGGACGGACGCGTGGGGGCGGCTGAACATCTGCGTGCGCTGTCCGGCCGGACTCACGCGCTGCACGCCGCTGTCGCGATCGTGCGCGACGGCAGGCAGCTGTTTGAATATGTATCGGTCGCCCGCATGACGATGCGGGAACTGAGCGAGGACACGATCGAGGCCTATCTGAACGCGGCTGGAGATGAGGTCACGGCCAGCGTCGGCGCCTATCAGCTTGAAAACCTGGGCGTCCATCTGTTCAGTCGGGTCGAAGGCGACCATTTTTCCATTCTTGGCTTGCCGTTATTGCCGCTGCTTGCTTTTTTGCGCAGTCAGGGGTTGCTGTCACTGTGA
- a CDS encoding pyruvate, water dikinase regulatory protein encodes MAPITGSNFHLHLVSDSTGETLITVSRAVVAQYANVTPVEHVYPLVRSQKQLDRVLAEIEEEPGIVLFTLLEKDLVERLEAKCQEINSPSLSIIGPVMQLFQAYLGAATIGRVGAQHTLNADYFRRIDALNYTMMHDDGQHVEGLEEADVVLVGVSRTSKTPTSIYLANRGIRTANVPLVPGIAIPRQLESLRTPLVVSLHAAPERLIQVRQNRLLSIGTRAGNDTYIDRQSVADEVTYARRLSAKHDWVQLDVTRRSIEETAAAIMKLFADRQRQRQPE; translated from the coding sequence ATGGCGCCCATCACCGGCAGCAATTTTCATCTTCATCTGGTGTCCGATTCGACCGGCGAAACGCTGATCACAGTGTCGCGCGCGGTGGTCGCCCAATATGCTAATGTCACGCCAGTCGAACACGTCTACCCGCTGGTCCGTAGCCAGAAGCAACTCGACCGCGTTCTCGCGGAAATCGAGGAAGAACCGGGAATCGTTCTGTTCACGCTTCTGGAAAAGGATCTGGTGGAGCGCCTCGAGGCCAAGTGCCAGGAGATCAACAGCCCCAGCCTTTCGATTATCGGCCCCGTGATGCAGTTGTTTCAGGCCTATCTCGGTGCTGCCACGATCGGCCGCGTCGGCGCGCAACACACCCTGAACGCGGACTATTTCAGGCGCATCGACGCCTTGAACTACACCATGATGCATGACGACGGACAGCACGTCGAAGGCCTGGAGGAGGCGGATGTCGTTCTGGTCGGCGTATCGCGCACGTCGAAAACGCCAACGTCGATCTACCTTGCCAACCGCGGCATCCGTACCGCGAACGTGCCGCTGGTGCCCGGCATCGCGATTCCGCGTCAACTCGAATCGTTGAGGACGCCCCTGGTCGTCAGCCTTCATGCCGCGCCCGAGCGTCTCATTCAGGTCCGCCAGAACCGGCTGTTGAGCATTGGGACGAGGGCCGGCAATGACACCTATATTGATCGTCAATCGGTTGCCGATGAGGTGACCTATGCCCGCCGTCTGAGCGCAAAGCACGACTGGGTCCAACTGGACGTGACGCGCCGGTCGATCGAGGAGACCGCCGCGGCGATCATGAAGCTGTTTGCCGACCGGCAACGGCAGCGGCAGCCTGAGTAA
- a CDS encoding IS256-like element ISNha9 family transposase has protein sequence MARRKDPAIPNDLLDQLLAGGAASAAFEQGGLLDSLKKALTERALNAEMDHHLASGEDAGNTRNGYGRKTVTTETGKLEIDIPRDRQSSFDPQLIAKYQRRFPGFDDKIVSMYARGMSTREITGHLRDLYGIEVSPDLISTVTDAVLDEVATWQQRPLDPVYPLIFFDAIRVKIRDEGMVRNKAIHIALGVRADGAKEVLGLWLEQNEGAKFWLRVMNELKNRGVDDILLAVVDGLKGFPDAITAVFPEAVVQTCIVHLLRNSMDFVSWKDRKGLATALKDIYRAVDADAAEKALAAFEAGPWGQRYPAIGQSWRRAWGEVIPFFAFPDEVRRIVYTTNSIEALNSKLRRAVRARGHFPSDDAATKLLYLILNRSEKEWKMPPREWTMAKAQFAVIFGERFIKAMAA, from the coding sequence ATGGCCCGACGCAAAGACCCTGCGATACCAAATGATCTTCTCGACCAGCTTCTGGCGGGAGGCGCAGCCAGTGCAGCCTTCGAACAGGGCGGCCTGCTGGATTCGCTCAAGAAGGCTCTGACCGAGCGCGCGCTAAACGCGGAGATGGACCATCATCTGGCGAGCGGCGAAGACGCTGGCAATACGCGTAACGGCTACGGCCGCAAGACCGTGACGACGGAGACCGGCAAGCTGGAGATCGACATACCGCGCGATCGCCAGTCGAGTTTCGATCCGCAGTTGATTGCCAAGTATCAGCGCCGTTTTCCCGGCTTCGACGACAAGATCGTGTCCATGTATGCGCGCGGCATGAGCACCCGGGAGATCACCGGGCACCTGCGCGATCTGTACGGTATCGAGGTGTCGCCGGACCTGATCTCAACGGTGACGGACGCCGTTCTCGACGAAGTCGCCACCTGGCAGCAAAGACCACTCGATCCGGTTTATCCGCTGATCTTCTTCGATGCGATCCGGGTCAAGATCCGCGACGAAGGGATGGTCCGCAACAAGGCCATCCACATCGCGCTGGGGGTCCGCGCCGACGGCGCCAAGGAGGTGCTCGGCCTGTGGCTCGAGCAGAACGAAGGCGCCAAATTCTGGCTGCGGGTGATGAACGAGCTCAAGAACCGCGGCGTCGATGATATCCTGCTGGCCGTCGTTGATGGCCTGAAGGGCTTCCCCGATGCGATCACCGCTGTGTTCCCGGAGGCGGTCGTCCAGACGTGCATCGTCCACCTGCTGCGCAACTCCATGGACTTCGTGTCCTGGAAAGACCGCAAGGGGCTGGCGACAGCGCTCAAGGACATCTACCGCGCCGTCGATGCCGATGCTGCCGAAAAGGCGCTGGCGGCGTTCGAGGCCGGCCCCTGGGGCCAGCGCTACCCCGCCATCGGCCAGAGCTGGCGGCGCGCCTGGGGCGAGGTCATCCCGTTCTTTGCCTTCCCTGACGAGGTGCGTCGGATCGTCTACACAACAAACTCAATAGAAGCGCTGAACTCGAAACTCCGGCGGGCTGTCAGGGCCAGAGGCCACTTCCCCAGCGACGACGCGGCAACCAAGCTGCTCTATCTGATCTTGAACCGATCGGAGAAAGAGTGGAAAATGCCGCCTCGTGAGTGGACCATGGCCAAGGCCCAGTTCGCCGTCATCTTCGGCGAGCGCTTCATCAAAGCCATGGCGGCGTAA